Proteins from a genomic interval of Amycolatopsis sp. cg13:
- a CDS encoding MDR family MFS transporter: MGTTSSPPAAKRAAVGLRSERGPVLAAVMLSTGLVALDSTIIATAVPSVVRDLGGFSQFPWLFSIYLLTQAVTVPLYGKFADVLGRRPVMFFGIAAFLLGSVLCGVAWSMPVLIAARAVQGIGAGAVQPISMTMVGDLYTVEERARVQGYLAGVWAVASVIGPTLGGVFAEYLSWRWIFFVNLPLGALAAWMLYRKFTEQVKRTRHKVDYAGATLLTLGCALLILALLEGGVAWSWTSAPSLAIFAVAVLMLVTFVLVERRAEEPVLPLWVFTRRTLIGGNLVALVTGAVLLGFSSFLPTYSEGVLGTDALTAGFALAALTIGWPIAASLSGKVYLRIGFRDTALIGSGFLLVGAVMATFLGLDSVVWMAAAAVFVVGIGLGLSSSPTVVAVQSTVGWERRGVVTATNMFSRSLGSAVGTAIFGAIANATLAGRFANPPAEVAGHLPASVDATSRILSGAHDNSPATAYVRESLAGATHNVFLAIVAVSVLSVVALLLMPRKTEQLTF; the protein is encoded by the coding sequence ATGGGAACCACGAGCAGTCCGCCCGCAGCGAAACGCGCCGCCGTAGGCCTCCGTTCCGAGCGGGGACCCGTCCTCGCCGCCGTCATGCTGAGCACCGGCCTCGTAGCCCTCGACAGCACCATCATCGCCACCGCGGTCCCCTCGGTGGTCCGCGACCTCGGCGGGTTTTCCCAGTTCCCGTGGCTGTTCTCGATCTACCTGCTCACCCAGGCGGTCACCGTGCCGCTGTACGGCAAGTTCGCCGACGTCCTCGGCCGCCGCCCGGTGATGTTCTTCGGCATCGCCGCGTTCCTGCTCGGCTCGGTGCTGTGCGGGGTCGCGTGGAGCATGCCGGTGCTCATCGCGGCGCGCGCGGTGCAGGGCATCGGCGCGGGCGCGGTCCAGCCGATCAGCATGACGATGGTCGGCGACCTGTACACGGTCGAGGAACGCGCCCGGGTGCAGGGTTACCTCGCCGGCGTGTGGGCGGTCGCCTCGGTGATCGGGCCGACGCTCGGCGGCGTGTTCGCGGAATACCTCAGCTGGCGGTGGATCTTCTTCGTCAACCTGCCGCTCGGCGCGCTCGCCGCGTGGATGCTCTACCGCAAGTTCACCGAGCAGGTGAAACGCACGCGGCACAAGGTCGACTACGCCGGCGCGACTCTGCTGACGCTCGGCTGCGCGCTGCTGATCCTGGCCCTGCTGGAAGGCGGGGTCGCGTGGAGCTGGACGTCCGCGCCGAGCCTGGCGATCTTCGCCGTCGCCGTGCTGATGCTGGTCACGTTCGTGCTGGTCGAACGGCGTGCGGAGGAACCCGTGCTGCCGCTGTGGGTGTTCACCCGGCGCACGCTGATCGGCGGAAACCTCGTCGCGCTCGTGACCGGTGCGGTGCTGCTGGGCTTCAGCTCGTTCCTGCCGACGTACTCCGAAGGCGTGCTCGGCACGGACGCGCTCACCGCGGGCTTCGCGCTGGCCGCGCTCACGATCGGCTGGCCCATCGCGGCGTCGCTGTCCGGGAAGGTCTACCTGCGGATCGGATTCCGCGACACCGCGCTGATCGGCAGCGGATTCCTGCTCGTCGGGGCGGTCATGGCGACGTTCCTCGGCCTCGACTCGGTGGTCTGGATGGCCGCGGCGGCCGTGTTCGTGGTCGGGATCGGGCTCGGGCTTTCGTCGAGCCCGACCGTGGTGGCCGTGCAATCGACCGTCGGCTGGGAGCGCCGCGGCGTGGTGACCGCGACCAACATGTTCAGCCGTTCGCTGGGCAGCGCGGTCGGCACGGCGATCTTCGGCGCGATCGCCAACGCCACGCTCGCCGGCCGGTTCGCGAATCCGCCCGCGGAGGTCGCCGGGCACCTTCCGGCAAGCGTCGACGCCACCAGCCGCATCCTCAGCGGCGCGCACGACAACTCGCCGGCCACGGCGTACGTCCGCGAATCGCTCGCCGGGGCCACGCACAACGTGTTCCTCGCGATCGTCGCCGTGTCAGTGCTCAGCGTCGTCGCGCTGCTGCTCATGCCCCGCAAGACCGAACAGCTGACGTTCTAG
- a CDS encoding DUF5313 domain-containing protein: MTERPGVLRWFWYAVSGRLPERYQDWLLHDATSKHWKARHVLRASVGIAPLCLVWLLLPAPLGLRLAIVLMAALVSYFYSCAYMEESIDHRLARNGFPPGTGKRIRREKAAEANAAATARYIAAYRQNPAD, from the coding sequence ATGACCGAACGGCCCGGAGTTCTCCGCTGGTTCTGGTACGCCGTCAGCGGACGACTGCCCGAGCGCTACCAGGACTGGCTGCTGCACGACGCGACGTCCAAGCACTGGAAGGCGCGGCACGTCCTGCGCGCGTCGGTGGGCATCGCGCCGCTGTGCCTGGTCTGGCTGCTGCTGCCGGCCCCGCTCGGACTGCGGCTGGCGATCGTGCTGATGGCCGCGCTGGTGTCGTACTTCTACTCGTGCGCCTACATGGAGGAAAGCATCGACCACCGGTTGGCCCGCAACGGTTTCCCGCCCGGGACCGGCAAGCGGATCCGGCGCGAGAAGGCCGCCGAGGCCAACGCCGCGGCGACCGCCCGCTACATCGCGGCCTACCGGCAGAACCCCGCCGACTAG
- a CDS encoding RluA family pseudouridine synthase has protein sequence MRRKRPAPIPPRHGLDPARLRLPDEGPWTTLLEHLVERLPRVAPARIEEMLHEQRIHGEDGPLGIDAAYVPGSFIWFHRDLPDEVPVPFDVTVLHRDEHLLVVDKPHFLATIPRGRHVLETALVRLRRSLDLPTLSPAHRLDRVTAGLVMFVITPSARGAYQTMFRDRLVHKEYEAIAPYDPSLELPRTVRSRIIKERGVLAAQEIPGPPNAESTVELLEHRDGLGRYRLTPATGRTHQLRVHMCSLGTPILGDDFYPDLHEKPLDDFTKPLQLLAKVLEFDDPLSGEHRRFTSRRTLTAWDSLDEWAS, from the coding sequence ATGAGACGCAAGCGCCCGGCCCCGATCCCGCCCCGGCACGGCCTGGACCCGGCCCGGCTGCGGCTGCCCGACGAGGGCCCGTGGACGACGCTGCTGGAGCACCTGGTCGAACGCCTCCCCCGGGTCGCTCCCGCGCGGATCGAGGAAATGCTGCACGAGCAGCGAATCCACGGCGAGGACGGTCCATTGGGGATCGACGCGGCGTACGTCCCCGGTTCGTTCATCTGGTTCCACCGCGATCTGCCGGACGAGGTCCCGGTGCCGTTCGACGTCACCGTCCTGCACCGCGACGAGCACCTGCTCGTGGTCGACAAGCCGCACTTCCTGGCGACGATCCCGCGTGGACGGCACGTCTTGGAAACCGCTTTGGTCCGGCTGCGCCGGTCGCTGGATCTGCCCACGCTGTCCCCCGCACACCGGCTCGATCGCGTGACGGCCGGGTTGGTGATGTTCGTGATCACGCCGTCCGCGCGGGGCGCGTACCAGACCATGTTCCGCGATCGGTTGGTGCACAAGGAATACGAGGCGATCGCGCCGTACGATCCTTCCTTGGAGCTGCCCCGGACTGTGCGCAGCAGGATTATCAAGGAGCGCGGCGTGCTGGCCGCGCAGGAGATTCCCGGACCGCCGAACGCGGAGTCCACTGTGGAGCTTCTGGAGCATCGGGACGGGTTGGGTCGTTATCGCCTCACCCCTGCGACTGGACGCACGCACCAGTTGCGGGTCCATATGTGTTCTTTGGGGACCCCCATTCTTGGCGACGATTTTTATCCGGACCTGCACGAGAAACCGTTGGACGACTTTACGAAACCGTTGCAGCTGCTGGCGAAAGTGCTGGAGTTCGACGATCCGCTGAGTGGCGAGCACCGTCGGTTCACCAGCCGCCGGACGCTCACGGCTTGGGATTCGCTGGATGAATGG
- a CDS encoding ATP-dependent DNA ligase, which yields MELPLMPPVRPMLAKAVHEVPRGGGFWYEPKWDGFRCVVFRDGDEVELGSRNDRPLTRYFPELVDLLRDALPDKCVVDGEIVLVTPRGLDFGALQLRLHPAASRVRKLAEETPASFVAFDLLALGEQDLTERPFADRRRELEGIFAPSSGLQRVHLTPLTTDPDTAQDWFTRFEGAGFDGVMAKPADLPYEQDKRVMLKVKHERTADCVVAGFRWHKDGKGVGSLLLGLYDDEGSLHHVGVASSFTAARRRELVEELAPWRENALEGHPWRSWAEWQADEVRRPGANSRWAPDKDLSWEPLRPEQVAEVRYEHLQGGRFRHGGRLVRFRPDRTPDSCTYAQLEEAPPAELADLFGEAR from the coding sequence GTGGAGCTACCCCTGATGCCGCCGGTGCGGCCGATGCTCGCCAAAGCCGTGCACGAGGTGCCGCGCGGCGGCGGGTTCTGGTATGAGCCGAAGTGGGACGGCTTCCGCTGCGTGGTGTTCCGCGACGGCGACGAGGTCGAACTCGGCTCGCGCAACGACCGCCCCCTCACCCGGTACTTTCCGGAGCTGGTCGACCTGCTGCGGGACGCACTGCCGGACAAATGCGTCGTCGACGGCGAGATCGTGCTGGTCACGCCCCGCGGCCTGGACTTCGGCGCGTTGCAGCTGCGGCTGCATCCGGCGGCCAGCCGCGTCCGGAAGCTCGCCGAGGAGACTCCCGCCAGCTTCGTCGCGTTCGACCTGCTCGCGCTGGGGGAGCAGGACCTGACCGAGAGGCCGTTCGCTGACCGGCGTCGCGAGTTGGAGGGGATCTTCGCCCCCTCGAGCGGCTTGCAGCGGGTGCACCTCACGCCGCTCACCACAGACCCGGACACCGCTCAGGACTGGTTCACCCGGTTCGAGGGCGCAGGCTTCGACGGAGTCATGGCGAAACCCGCCGATCTGCCGTACGAGCAGGACAAACGCGTGATGCTGAAGGTGAAGCACGAGCGCACCGCGGACTGCGTCGTCGCCGGTTTCCGCTGGCACAAGGACGGCAAGGGCGTCGGCTCGCTGCTGCTCGGTCTGTACGACGACGAGGGTTCGCTGCACCACGTCGGCGTCGCGAGCAGCTTCACCGCGGCGCGGCGCCGGGAGCTGGTCGAGGAGCTGGCCCCGTGGCGCGAGAACGCGCTTGAGGGACATCCGTGGCGCAGCTGGGCGGAATGGCAAGCCGACGAGGTCCGCCGCCCGGGCGCGAACAGCCGATGGGCACCCGACAAAGACCTGTCCTGGGAACCGCTGCGCCCGGAACAAGTCGCCGAAGTCCGCTACGAACACCTGCAAGGCGGCCGCTTCCGCCACGGCGGACGGCTGGTCCGCTTCCGTCCCGATCGAACTCCGGATTCGTGCACCTACGCACAACTCGAGGAAGCCCCGCCAGCCGAGTTGGCGGATCTGTTCGGGGAGGCCCGATGA
- a CDS encoding MarR family winged helix-turn-helix transcriptional regulator, whose translation MAEIDLGEDPLKLDRQVCFALSVASRSVIAIYRPLLEPHGLTHPQYLVMLALWEQSPRSVKDLSTALRHEPATLSPLLKRLEAVGYVTRGRSRADERQLTVELTEKGRNLRAEAEKIPYRVVERLGMEVSELEALHAALGRVIEATA comes from the coding sequence GTGGCCGAGATCGACCTTGGCGAGGACCCGCTGAAGCTCGACCGGCAGGTGTGTTTCGCGCTGTCGGTCGCCTCGCGCAGCGTGATCGCGATTTACCGGCCGCTGCTGGAGCCGCACGGGCTGACCCATCCGCAGTACCTGGTGATGCTGGCGCTGTGGGAGCAGTCGCCGCGCTCGGTCAAGGACCTCAGCACGGCGTTGCGGCACGAGCCCGCGACGCTGTCGCCGCTGCTCAAACGGCTGGAGGCGGTCGGGTACGTGACACGCGGCCGCAGCCGGGCCGACGAGCGCCAGTTGACCGTCGAGCTCACCGAGAAGGGCCGGAATCTGCGCGCCGAGGCGGAGAAAATCCCGTATCGCGTCGTGGAGCGGCTCGGCATGGAGGTTTCCGAGCTGGAAGCGCTGCACGCCGCGCTGGGCCGGGTGATCGAAGCGACCGCCTAG
- a CDS encoding DUF1015 family protein — translation MDRWVRPIGRGWVVEGTVPGPDVDEFAEPEAVTRALATARGDTLLAAQHPARTPAALAAGLDVEAALPEARATLERLLTGHYRPETGFVAAYRIGETIAGVLCVVDVRELTAGGAHVKHTEEVYPEVVAERAAVLDGLGCATSAALLVPVGDGADLTAVVKEASSSADPDVSTVDRAGLSHELWVVGPGEMQERLLEAASASDLLVADGNHRVAAAAGSGQLLALITAGSQLEIRAINRVLLGTGHTAETLVAAWQAAGLDVTWSDDTTPPSCPGTAVVLAGSRVLRVRLPGSDPLVIDHEVVEQLLLGSALGLDPDGPHVRPLLPGSPVPPDADAVVQLAPVPFETVQAVHAAGRRMPRKATYFTPKPRGGLVLARW, via the coding sequence ATGGACAGGTGGGTGCGGCCGATCGGCCGGGGCTGGGTCGTCGAGGGCACGGTGCCGGGACCGGATGTCGACGAGTTCGCGGAACCTGAGGCGGTGACGAGGGCGCTCGCGACGGCTCGCGGGGACACGCTGCTGGCCGCGCAGCATCCGGCGCGGACTCCCGCGGCGCTTGCGGCCGGGCTGGACGTCGAGGCCGCGCTGCCGGAGGCGCGGGCGACGCTCGAACGGCTGCTGACCGGGCATTACCGGCCGGAAACCGGGTTCGTCGCGGCCTACCGGATCGGCGAAACCATCGCGGGCGTGCTGTGCGTGGTCGACGTCCGGGAGCTGACCGCGGGCGGGGCGCACGTGAAGCACACCGAGGAGGTTTATCCGGAGGTGGTCGCCGAGCGCGCGGCCGTGCTGGACGGTCTCGGCTGCGCGACGAGCGCCGCCCTCCTCGTGCCGGTCGGCGACGGCGCGGATCTGACCGCGGTGGTCAAGGAAGCGTCGAGCTCAGCGGATCCGGATGTGTCCACTGTGGACCGGGCGGGCCTTTCGCACGAGCTGTGGGTGGTGGGCCCCGGCGAGATGCAGGAACGGCTGCTGGAGGCCGCGTCGGCGAGCGATCTGCTGGTGGCGGACGGAAATCACCGGGTCGCGGCCGCCGCCGGGAGCGGTCAGCTGCTGGCGCTGATCACGGCGGGCTCGCAGCTGGAGATCCGGGCGATCAACCGCGTGCTCCTCGGGACTGGGCACACCGCCGAGACCCTGGTCGCGGCTTGGCAGGCGGCTGGGCTGGACGTGACCTGGTCGGACGACACGACCCCGCCTTCCTGCCCCGGTACCGCGGTCGTGCTGGCCGGCTCGCGCGTGCTGCGGGTGCGGCTGCCCGGGTCTGATCCGCTGGTGATCGATCATGAGGTAGTGGAACAGCTGCTGCTGGGTTCAGCGCTCGGCCTCGACCCGGACGGCCCGCACGTCCGCCCGCTGCTGCCGGGCAGCCCGGTCCCGCCGGACGCGGACGCCGTGGTGCAACTGGCCCCGGTGCCGTTCGAGACGGTGCAGGCAGTGCACGCGGCGGGGCGTCGGATGCCGCGGAAGGCTACGTACTTCACGCCTAAGCCGCGGGGCGGGCTGGTGCTGGCGCGCTGGTAA
- a CDS encoding TIGR03854 family LLM class F420-dependent oxidoreductase, giving the protein MDKIRVGVAPGIGTGPAEFSGLAELTEAAGVDSLWLSEVIYSPDVDPLIGMTHALARTERLKLGTGVAILPGRNPVLVAKQLVTLAGLAPKRVLPVFGLMPAQLGERALFPVPEGRRAAVFDESLALLRLLLEQDNVSFDGEFFQVDGVTIGPRPAKRLDVWVGGAAPAALRRAGRLSDGWLGSFHTPEQSRAARLAIQEAAAEADREIESDHFGLSMVLALHGIPEGLRAVAERRNPGRPATELVPTSWAEARRMIEQHVEAGLTKFVVRPGYSGDYRQFLDDFVRELVPLQN; this is encoded by the coding sequence GTGGACAAGATCCGGGTGGGGGTGGCTCCGGGAATCGGGACCGGGCCCGCGGAATTCTCCGGTTTGGCGGAGCTGACGGAGGCGGCCGGCGTCGACTCGCTGTGGCTGTCGGAAGTGATCTATTCGCCGGACGTCGACCCGTTGATCGGCATGACGCACGCGCTGGCCCGCACCGAGCGGCTCAAACTGGGCACCGGCGTCGCGATTCTGCCTGGACGGAACCCGGTGCTGGTCGCGAAACAGCTGGTCACGCTCGCCGGGCTGGCCCCGAAACGCGTGCTTCCGGTGTTCGGGCTGATGCCCGCGCAGCTAGGAGAACGCGCGCTGTTCCCGGTGCCGGAGGGGCGGCGCGCGGCGGTGTTCGACGAGTCGCTCGCGTTGCTGCGCCTGTTGCTGGAACAGGACAACGTGTCCTTCGACGGCGAGTTTTTCCAGGTCGACGGCGTGACGATCGGACCGCGTCCGGCGAAGCGGCTCGACGTCTGGGTCGGCGGGGCAGCTCCGGCGGCCTTGCGGCGCGCGGGCCGGTTGTCCGACGGATGGCTCGGCAGTTTCCACACGCCGGAGCAGTCCCGCGCGGCCCGGCTGGCGATTCAGGAAGCCGCCGCCGAAGCCGACCGGGAAATCGAATCGGACCACTTCGGGTTGAGCATGGTCCTGGCGCTGCACGGGATTCCGGAAGGGCTGCGGGCAGTGGCCGAACGGCGCAATCCGGGCCGTCCGGCCACGGAACTCGTGCCCACCAGCTGGGCCGAGGCGCGCCGGATGATCGAGCAGCACGTCGAGGCCGGACTCACGAAATTCGTGGTCCGGCCCGGATACTCCGGCGATTACCGGCAGTTCCTCGACGATTTCGTGCGCGAACTCGTGCCGTTGCAGAACTAG